Below is a genomic region from Microcoleus sp. FACHB-672.
ACACATCCACTTCCCCAAAACTTTCTGGGGGAGATGTTGATGCTGCTTGGGAACAGGCTGATGCGGTGGGTGAGGAAGCTGTGGGTGGAACAGTTGCTACGCCGGATCAAAATGTTGTGGATGAGTTGGGTGCGGCTGTTGGTCTAGAAATGGATGATCGCGCATTTCTGAGAACCACAGAAATTCTTGAGGAGCGTGATGACAGCCGATGGGAGTTAGATCCAACGTCGTCTGAAGATTATTCAGAACGCCGGGAGTAAGCGTTTGGGTACATAAAAAGCAACCAGCCGATGCAGATTAAATTTCGTTAAAAACCCCTTCTCTACTCCCGTTTAATGGGGGGATTTGAGTGAGGGGTTTTGTTTAATTATTTTGAAATTGTTGCCAGGAGTCGTGA
It encodes:
- a CDS encoding DUF6335 family protein, with product MANKADQEATDTASDSDFEAVPHQNTPADSGIPKVPGLEQGRRMMREELSNYTSTSPKLSGGDVDAAWEQADAVGEEAVGGTVATPDQNVVDELGAAVGLEMDDRAFLRTTEILEERDDSRWELDPTSSEDYSERRE